One window from the genome of Anguilla rostrata isolate EN2019 chromosome 5, ASM1855537v3, whole genome shotgun sequence encodes:
- the nap1l4a gene encoding nucleosome assembly protein 1-like 4a isoform X1, which translates to MEGDNNETRGKVGDQVMQNPQALAALQDRLDNVLHTPSTIESLPKSVKRRVNALKQLQVRCAHIEAQFYEEVHELERKYAALYLPLFDKRKDVVTGAVEPTDEECEWPSDREEGEELAEEMKKKATIEEKKEEPVAEEDPKGIPEFWLTIFKSVDMLSDLLQEHDEPILKHLQDIKVKFSEPDQPMSFTLEFHFEPNQFFKNTVLTKVYKMKSEPDPADPFSFEGPEIVDCEGCEIDWHKGKDVTVKTIKKKQKHKGRGTVRTITKQVPNDSFFNFFNPIKVSSDGEMDEDSEFTLATDFEIGHFFRERIVPRAVLYFTGEALEDDESFEEEELEEGEEEDHEEDGDEEEGDYDPKKEPQPAECKQQ; encoded by the exons GTAAAGTGGGGGATCAGGTTATGCAGAACCCCCAGGCTTTGGCAGCGCTTCAAGACCGACTCGACAACGTGTTGCACACACCTTCCACCATCGAGAG cttGCCCAAGTCAGTGAAGAGGAGAGTGAACGCCTTAAAGCAGCTGCAGGTCCGGTGCGCACACATAGAAGCCCAGTTCTACGAGGAGGTGCATGAGCTGGAGAGGAAGTACGCCGCCCTCTACCTGCCACTGTTCGATAAG AGAAAGGATGTGGTGACGGGTGCGGTGGAGCCCACAGATGAGGAGTGCGAGTGGCCcagtgacagagaggagggggaggagcttgcA GAAGAGATGAAGAAAAAAGCCACAatagaggagaagaaagaggagcCAGTGGCAGAAGAGGACCCCAAGGGAATCCCGGAGTTCTGGTTAACGATCTTCAAGAGTGTAGACATGCTTAGTGACCTACTGCAG GAGCACGATGAGCCAATCCTGAAGCACTTGCAAGACATCAAAGTGAAGTTTTCAGAGCCAGACCAGCCCATG AGTTTTACATTAGAGTTCCACTTTGAACCCAACCAATTCTTCAAAAACACCGTCCTGACGAAGGTGTACAAGATGAAGTCGGAGCCTGACCCGGCCGACCCCTTCTCCTTCGAGGGCCCGGAGATCGTGGACTGTGAAGG ctgtGAAATCGACTGGCACAAAGGGAAGGATGTGACAGTGAAGACCATcaagaagaagcagaagcacAAGGGCCGCGGCACAGTGAGGACCATCACCAAGCAAGTGCCCAACGACTCTTTCTTCAACTTCTTCAACCCCATCAAAG tttcatCTGATGGCGAGATG GACGAGGATTCGGAGTTCACATTAGCCACAGACTTTGAGATTGGCCACTTTTTCCGTGAGCGGATCGTCCCCAGAGCTGTGCTGTACTTCACCGGGGAGGCGCTGGAGGACGACGAGAGC tttgaagaagaagaactggaggaaggggaggaagag GACCATGAAGAGGATGGcgatgaagaggagggagatTATGACCCCAAG AAAGAACCCCAGCCAGCAGAGTGCAAACAGCAGTAA
- the nap1l4a gene encoding nucleosome assembly protein 1-like 4a isoform X2, whose protein sequence is MEGDNNETRGKVGDQVMQNPQALAALQDRLDNVLHTPSTIESLPKSVKRRVNALKQLQVRCAHIEAQFYEEVHELERKYAALYLPLFDKRKDVVTGAVEPTDEECEWPSDREEGEELAEEMKKKATIEEKKEEPVAEEDPKGIPEFWLTIFKSVDMLSDLLQEHDEPILKHLQDIKVKFSEPDQPMSFTLEFHFEPNQFFKNTVLTKVYKMKSEPDPADPFSFEGPEIVDCEGCEIDWHKGKDVTVKTIKKKQKHKGRGTVRTITKQVPNDSFFNFFNPIKVSSDGEMDEDSEFTLATDFEIGHFFRERIVPRAVLYFTGEALEDDESFEEEELEEGEEEDHEEDGDEEEGDYDPKA, encoded by the exons GTAAAGTGGGGGATCAGGTTATGCAGAACCCCCAGGCTTTGGCAGCGCTTCAAGACCGACTCGACAACGTGTTGCACACACCTTCCACCATCGAGAG cttGCCCAAGTCAGTGAAGAGGAGAGTGAACGCCTTAAAGCAGCTGCAGGTCCGGTGCGCACACATAGAAGCCCAGTTCTACGAGGAGGTGCATGAGCTGGAGAGGAAGTACGCCGCCCTCTACCTGCCACTGTTCGATAAG AGAAAGGATGTGGTGACGGGTGCGGTGGAGCCCACAGATGAGGAGTGCGAGTGGCCcagtgacagagaggagggggaggagcttgcA GAAGAGATGAAGAAAAAAGCCACAatagaggagaagaaagaggagcCAGTGGCAGAAGAGGACCCCAAGGGAATCCCGGAGTTCTGGTTAACGATCTTCAAGAGTGTAGACATGCTTAGTGACCTACTGCAG GAGCACGATGAGCCAATCCTGAAGCACTTGCAAGACATCAAAGTGAAGTTTTCAGAGCCAGACCAGCCCATG AGTTTTACATTAGAGTTCCACTTTGAACCCAACCAATTCTTCAAAAACACCGTCCTGACGAAGGTGTACAAGATGAAGTCGGAGCCTGACCCGGCCGACCCCTTCTCCTTCGAGGGCCCGGAGATCGTGGACTGTGAAGG ctgtGAAATCGACTGGCACAAAGGGAAGGATGTGACAGTGAAGACCATcaagaagaagcagaagcacAAGGGCCGCGGCACAGTGAGGACCATCACCAAGCAAGTGCCCAACGACTCTTTCTTCAACTTCTTCAACCCCATCAAAG tttcatCTGATGGCGAGATG GACGAGGATTCGGAGTTCACATTAGCCACAGACTTTGAGATTGGCCACTTTTTCCGTGAGCGGATCGTCCCCAGAGCTGTGCTGTACTTCACCGGGGAGGCGCTGGAGGACGACGAGAGC tttgaagaagaagaactggaggaaggggaggaagag GACCATGAAGAGGATGGcgatgaagaggagggagatTATGACCCCAAG GCATAA